The window GTCCATAACGTTCACGTAATCGCCATCCTCATCCACAGGCAGTTTCGCTTTCAACGCCTCGATCCACTCACTAGCAGCTCTCTGCCCATCTGGCGGGTTCCATCGAGCGGAGACGTCGAACGTGATCCCTGCCCTGCGCAGAGGAAACGCGGCAGCCGCAACCGGCACTCGCGACACGGCGCCGTGAAGATGAACAAGGAAACCGTCGACAGGAAACGACGCGTTCGAAAACGCATGAGCGAGAATCTCGATTCGCTGCTCATCGAGTTTTGTGAAAAAGCCGCTGCAATGTTCCTCGTAACTCGGCGGAATCACAGCCGGTGTCATCTGCTCAAGCTGGAGATACGGCCTTACTCGAACTGTGTCATTGGCGACATCCGGGTGACGACTAACCTGTGCGAGTACTTTCTCGCCTTCGGCGGGGTCACCCACGTAGCATGCCTCGACGTCGATTTGCGGTTTGTGCCCGGGCTCGGCAGACATGATGGCTATCAGAGTCATCTCGTCCGGCGCCGCCGCGACGAATTCACCGAACGCTCGCAACAACTCGCGCAAGTCCGTTGACTGAAGCGTGATGATTCCCGCAAGCACGTTCGACACGGGGTGCAGTGCGACCTCGAACTCGGTGACGATCCCGAAATTGCCGCCGCCACCACGAATAGCCCAATAAAGGTCAGGGTTCTCGTTCACACTGCAACGCATCAAACGACCATCTGCCAGAACCAAATCTGCGGATAGGACGTTATCGCAGCCGAGACCGTATCTGCTCATCAGTGGACCAACGCCCCCTCCGAGCAGATACCCTCCAACGCCAACGGAAGGGCATT is drawn from Edaphobacter lichenicola and contains these coding sequences:
- a CDS encoding FAD-binding oxidoreductase, which codes for MNRRSFLWQGICSSLPVFARRSFSQRAAALSVSKPSDASLAVFVRGLTGTVFRPGDPKYEQLRKNYAAKFAARPAFVVHAANQQDIQSTVSFASSNHLPLAIRCGGHSYAGYSTCEGGIVLDMSGFRTMTIAADKSHARLGGGMLCGAVEIETANKGVATVLGQCPSVGVGGYLLGGGVGPLMSRYGLGCDNVLSADLVLADGRLMRCSVNENPDLYWAIRGGGGNFGIVTEFEVALHPVSNVLAGIITLQSTDLRELLRAFGEFVAAAPDEMTLIAIMSAEPGHKPQIDVEACYVGDPAEGEKVLAQVSRHPDVANDTVRVRPYLQLEQMTPAVIPPSYEEHCSGFFTKLDEQRIEILAHAFSNASFPVDGFLVHLHGAVSRVPVAAAAFPLRRAGITFDVSARWNPPDGQRAASEWIEALKAKLPVDEDGDYVNVMDRVGENSIRRAYGPNYTRLQQIKARYDPENLFSVNQNIRPA